The Pedobacter mucosus genome window below encodes:
- the purB gene encoding adenylosuccinate lyase produces the protein MNLTSLQAISPVDGRYRKTTQGLAAYFSEEALIKYRVFVEIEYFIALSEINLPGLENFDKSLYSELRKIYETFSENDALEIKETEKITNHDVKAVEYFIKSKFDSLSLQNYKEFIHFGLTSQDINNTAIPYSIKLALSESYFPAIKSLIEKINSLAIEWKDIPMLAFTHGQPASPTKLGKEFMVFADRLNIQLENLKSIPNSAKFGGATGNFNAHHIAYPQINWVTFSNQFVNETLGLTRAQHTTQIEHYDQFAAQCDALKRINNIIIDLDRDIWTYISKNYFKQRIKAGEIGSSAMPHKVNPIDFENAEGNAGIANALFEFFAAKLPISRLQRDLTDSTVLRNVGVPLAHTLIAINSTLRGLDKIILNEAALHADLDDNWAVVAEAIQTILRRENYPNPYEALKELTRTNTKIDASSIANFIEGLNVDESIKIQLRTITPFNYTGVF, from the coding sequence ATGAATTTAACCTCGCTACAAGCTATTTCCCCTGTTGATGGTCGTTACAGAAAAACTACTCAAGGATTAGCTGCTTACTTTTCTGAAGAAGCCTTAATAAAATATAGAGTTTTTGTTGAAATTGAATATTTTATTGCCCTTTCCGAAATCAATTTACCTGGTTTAGAAAATTTTGATAAATCCTTATATTCAGAATTGCGCAAGATCTATGAAACATTTTCTGAAAATGATGCACTAGAAATCAAGGAAACGGAGAAGATTACCAATCATGATGTTAAGGCTGTAGAATATTTTATTAAAAGTAAATTTGATTCACTCTCCCTTCAAAATTATAAAGAGTTTATTCACTTTGGATTAACCTCTCAAGATATAAATAATACTGCTATTCCTTATTCCATTAAATTGGCGCTAAGTGAAAGCTATTTCCCAGCGATAAAATCATTAATTGAAAAAATTAATAGCTTAGCAATAGAATGGAAAGACATTCCGATGTTAGCTTTTACTCACGGGCAACCAGCATCTCCAACTAAATTGGGAAAAGAATTTATGGTTTTTGCTGATAGATTAAATATTCAGCTTGAAAACTTAAAATCAATTCCAAACAGCGCAAAATTTGGTGGTGCTACTGGAAACTTTAATGCTCATCATATCGCTTATCCACAAATAAATTGGGTAACCTTTTCTAACCAATTTGTAAATGAGACATTAGGTTTGACACGTGCCCAACACACCACTCAGATTGAACATTACGATCAATTTGCTGCCCAATGTGATGCGTTAAAACGTATTAATAACATTATTATAGATCTAGATAGAGACATTTGGACCTATATTTCTAAAAATTATTTTAAGCAGAGAATCAAGGCTGGTGAAATTGGTTCGTCGGCAATGCCGCATAAGGTAAATCCTATAGATTTTGAAAACGCTGAAGGAAATGCAGGTATCGCAAATGCCTTATTTGAGTTTTTCGCTGCTAAACTTCCAATTTCACGTTTGCAAAGAGATTTAACTGATTCGACGGTTTTAAGAAACGTAGGTGTTCCATTAGCACACACATTAATTGCAATAAACTCGACTTTAAGGGGATTAGATAAAATTATTTTAAACGAGGCAGCATTACACGCAGATTTGGATGACAATTGGGCTGTGGTGGCAGAAGCAATTCAAACCATTTTACGTCGCGAAAATTACCCAAACCCATACGAAGCTTTGAAGGAATTAACCAGAACAAATACTAAAATTGATGCGAGTAGTATTGCAAATTTTATTGAAGGTTTAAATGTTGATGAATCGATTAAAATTCAATTAAGAACCATAACGCCTTTTAATTATACTGGTGTATTTTAG
- a CDS encoding FMN-binding glutamate synthase family protein encodes MRKAFIAVAAFLVALTIMLGLYHSFLWWTFVFTGPFVILGIYDLYQPKHSIVRNYPVFGRLRYFMEAMRPKVYQYFVESDTNGTPYSRLNRSLIYQRAKKDNDTIPFGTQLNVYENGYEWLSHSIAAISHHELNEDPRVLVGGPDCKKPYSSSIYNISAMSFGSLSQNAILALNGGAKMGNFAHNTGEGGISDYHREPGGDLIWQIGTGYFGCRNDDGTFNYDAYAERAKSDQVKMIEIKLSQGAKPGHGGMLPAKKVTAEVARIRLVPEGKDVLSPPAHSAFNSPVSLLAFVKSLRDLSGGKPVGFKLCIGRKSEFYAICKAMIETNIYPDFITVDGGEGGTGAAPQEFSNSVGMPLREGVAFVYDVLSGFDLKKHIKIIASGKVATGFDLVKNISLGADMCNAARGMMFALGCIQALECNNNTCPTGVATQDQSLMKGLVVEDKTVRVKNFHNLTVASAVELLGAAGLREPSQLSRAYINRRVSPSVMHSYLESFPYIPAGSLLKTPYPSRFELGMALSSAATFAPTDYKVSAVDYAHANPYSDTMHDDGH; translated from the coding sequence ATGAGAAAAGCATTTATTGCCGTTGCAGCATTTTTAGTCGCCCTTACCATAATGTTAGGTTTGTACCATTCATTTTTATGGTGGACTTTCGTTTTCACTGGACCATTCGTAATCTTGGGCATTTATGATTTATATCAACCTAAACATAGTATTGTTCGAAATTATCCTGTTTTTGGAAGACTGAGGTATTTTATGGAAGCCATGCGACCGAAAGTATATCAGTATTTTGTGGAAAGCGACACCAATGGAACACCTTATAGCCGTTTAAACAGATCCTTAATCTACCAAAGAGCAAAAAAAGATAATGATACTATTCCTTTTGGAACGCAATTAAACGTTTACGAAAACGGTTATGAATGGTTGAGTCACAGCATCGCAGCTATTTCACACCACGAACTTAACGAGGATCCGCGTGTTCTAGTTGGAGGTCCGGATTGTAAAAAGCCATATTCATCCAGCATTTACAATATCTCTGCTATGAGTTTTGGATCGCTTAGTCAGAATGCGATTTTGGCTTTAAATGGCGGTGCAAAAATGGGAAACTTTGCCCACAACACAGGTGAAGGCGGAATAAGCGATTATCACCGCGAACCGGGAGGAGATTTGATTTGGCAAATTGGTACCGGTTATTTCGGTTGTAGAAACGATGATGGAACTTTTAACTATGATGCTTACGCAGAAAGGGCAAAATCTGATCAGGTAAAAATGATCGAGATAAAACTTTCTCAGGGTGCTAAACCTGGTCATGGTGGTATGTTACCTGCAAAAAAAGTTACCGCAGAAGTTGCTCGTATTCGTTTAGTGCCAGAAGGTAAAGATGTATTATCGCCACCTGCGCATTCTGCTTTCAATTCTCCAGTAAGTTTATTAGCGTTTGTTAAAAGCCTAAGAGATTTATCCGGAGGTAAACCTGTTGGTTTCAAACTTTGCATCGGTCGTAAAAGTGAATTTTACGCCATTTGTAAAGCAATGATAGAAACTAATATTTACCCTGACTTTATCACTGTTGATGGCGGTGAAGGTGGAACAGGAGCAGCGCCTCAGGAATTTTCAAATTCTGTAGGTATGCCTTTAAGGGAAGGCGTTGCATTTGTTTACGATGTTTTAAGTGGTTTCGACCTTAAAAAACATATTAAAATTATTGCATCAGGAAAAGTTGCAACTGGTTTTGATCTGGTAAAAAACATTTCGCTAGGTGCAGATATGTGTAATGCAGCACGGGGAATGATGTTTGCTCTAGGTTGTATTCAAGCATTAGAATGTAATAACAATACTTGTCCAACAGGTGTTGCTACACAAGATCAAAGCTTAATGAAAGGTTTAGTAGTGGAAGATAAAACCGTTCGTGTTAAAAACTTTCACAATTTAACGGTTGCTAGTGCGGTAGAATTATTAGGTGCTGCAGGTTTAAGAGAGCCAAGTCAATTAAGTAGAGCATATATAAATAGGAGGGTTAGCCCAAGCGTAATGCATTCCTATTTAGAAAGTTTTCCATATATACCTGCAGGTAGTTTATTAAAAACGCCTTATCCATCTCGTTTCGAATTGGGTATGGCCTTGAGTAGTGCAGCTACTTTTGCACCAACAGATTATAAGGTTTCAGCTGTAGATTATGCACATGCAAATCCTTATAGCGATACCATGCATGATGATGGACATTAA
- a CDS encoding L-threonylcarbamoyladenylate synthase — MLIKIYPENPNEKAIEQVVEVLKKGGIIIYPTDTVYGLGCDITNPKAIEKIARIRGIKPDKANFSFICHDLKHISDYIKPIDNTTFRVLKKALPGPFTFIFNANNNVPKLLSSNKKTVGIRVPDNNIARCIVKELGNPILSTSIKDDDDVIEYSTDPELIHEKYENLVDLVIDGGYGDNEASTVIDCTNGEFEVIREGKGTIADFL, encoded by the coding sequence ATGCTTATCAAAATTTATCCAGAAAACCCAAACGAAAAGGCCATTGAACAGGTTGTAGAAGTGCTTAAAAAAGGCGGAATTATTATCTATCCTACGGATACTGTTTACGGTTTAGGTTGTGACATTACCAATCCAAAAGCCATTGAAAAAATTGCTCGCATACGCGGTATAAAACCTGATAAAGCAAACTTTTCCTTTATCTGCCATGATTTAAAGCATATTTCTGATTACATTAAACCTATCGACAACACCACTTTTAGGGTTTTAAAGAAAGCTTTACCTGGTCCATTTACTTTTATATTCAATGCAAATAACAACGTTCCAAAATTATTAAGTTCTAATAAAAAAACGGTTGGTATTCGTGTACCTGATAATAATATTGCTCGTTGCATTGTTAAAGAATTGGGTAATCCAATTTTATCTACCTCAATAAAGGATGATGATGATGTGATTGAATATTCTACCGATCCGGAATTAATCCATGAAAAATATGAAAATTTGGTTGACCTGGTTATCGATGGAGGTTATGGTGATAACGAAGCTTCAACAGTAATCGACTGCACCAATGGCGAATTTGAAGTTATTCGTGAGGGAAAAGGAACTATTGCTGATTTTTTATAA
- a CDS encoding S1C family serine protease, with protein sequence MRNDLELDAIIEDYLLGKLNTQEIEAFEKLRLNDATVDHKVVSHKFFLQSMETFATQLNLKEQLNHIHAEIDVESLTANLRPHPSRIIKMWRKNKSLIAVAASFIILSLISIYSIQHNSKQKEQLVLLSNQVNKAIKTQNSLIRKLNNTTASAGKPAVQNSFGGTGFAISTNGYILTNLHVINGADSLYVQNSKGESFKVISAYTDPQNDIAILKISDKSFINLSSIPYTIKKNTSSIGEIVYTLGYPKDDAVLGEGYVSSKNGFIGDTTQYQVSIPVNPGNSGGPLLDNNGNLVGIISGKPDQTEGAAFAIKSKYILEAMRAIPQDSLGVKRLSNNKKSLLAGLKRTKQIEKLEDYVFMIKVYN encoded by the coding sequence ATGAGAAACGATTTGGAGTTAGATGCAATTATTGAAGATTATCTTTTAGGTAAACTTAACACACAAGAAATAGAGGCTTTTGAAAAGTTACGTCTAAACGATGCAACTGTAGATCATAAAGTAGTTTCGCATAAGTTCTTTTTACAATCTATGGAAACTTTTGCTACTCAACTTAACCTTAAAGAGCAATTAAACCATATTCATGCAGAAATTGATGTAGAAAGTCTGACTGCTAACTTGAGGCCGCATCCTTCAAGAATTATAAAGATGTGGCGTAAAAATAAATCTTTAATTGCTGTTGCCGCTTCATTTATCATTCTGTCGCTTATCTCTATTTATTCTATTCAGCACAACAGTAAGCAAAAAGAACAGCTTGTATTATTAAGTAATCAAGTTAATAAGGCAATTAAAACGCAAAATAGTTTAATAAGGAAATTAAACAACACGACTGCATCTGCTGGTAAACCAGCTGTTCAAAACAGTTTCGGTGGTACAGGTTTCGCTATTTCTACAAACGGTTATATCCTTACTAATTTGCATGTAATCAATGGAGCAGATTCTTTATATGTACAAAATAGTAAAGGCGAATCTTTCAAAGTAATCTCTGCTTATACAGATCCTCAAAATGATATTGCTATCCTTAAAATAAGTGATAAAAGTTTTATTAATTTATCTTCAATCCCTTATACTATAAAAAAGAATACCAGTAGCATCGGAGAGATAGTTTATACTTTAGGTTATCCAAAAGATGACGCTGTTTTAGGCGAAGGTTATGTAAGTTCTAAAAATGGATTTATTGGTGATACGACTCAATACCAGGTTTCTATTCCTGTTAACCCCGGTAATAGTGGCGGTCCGCTATTAGACAATAATGGTAATTTAGTTGGGATTATCAGCGGAAAACCTGATCAAACTGAAGGTGCAGCATTTGCCATAAAATCAAAATATATTTTGGAAGCAATGAGGGCAATTCCTCAGGATTCCCTTGGCGTAAAAAGGCTTTCTAATAATAAAAAGAGTTTATTGGCAGGTTTGAAACGTACTAAGCAAATTGAAAAATTGGAGGATTACGTTTTTATGATCAAAGTATATAATTAA
- a CDS encoding RNA polymerase sigma factor: MNNSLKSSVPTDREVILGILNNSEDTLSKLYKAYFAMVLQFILNNNGSEDDAKDVYQEAIIILYNKIKEGNFELSSKLKTYIYSVCRRIWLKKLTLNSKKTGNITDYEDVFAVEEDVEQHEEKDMQFVKMQSALEHLGEPCKTIIQDFYIHNLSMQDICEKFGYTNTDNAKTQKYKCLQRLKKIFFQT, from the coding sequence GTGAATAACAGTTTAAAGAGTTCAGTTCCAACAGATAGAGAGGTTATTTTAGGTATTCTAAATAACTCGGAAGATACGCTTAGCAAGTTATATAAAGCATATTTTGCAATGGTTTTGCAATTTATACTCAATAATAATGGCAGTGAAGATGATGCAAAAGATGTTTATCAAGAAGCTATAATTATATTATATAATAAAATTAAGGAGGGGAATTTTGAACTTAGCAGTAAATTAAAAACATATATTTATTCAGTTTGCCGCCGTATTTGGCTTAAGAAATTAACGCTAAATAGTAAAAAGACGGGTAACATTACTGACTATGAAGATGTTTTTGCTGTGGAGGAAGATGTAGAACAGCATGAAGAAAAAGATATGCAATTTGTAAAAATGCAATCTGCTCTTGAGCACTTGGGTGAACCCTGCAAAACGATTATTCAAGATTTTTATATTCATAATCTCTCCATGCAGGATATTTGTGAAAAGTTTGGCTATACCAATACTGATAATGCCAAAACACAAAAGTATAAATGCTTGCAAAGGTTGAAGAAAATATTTTTTCAAACATAA
- a CDS encoding NifU family protein, translating into MTINVYTEQTPNPATMKFMVNKLLINGSEDFATKESAEVSPFAKELFKFNFVSGVFFASNFVTVTKTEDAEWADIEAILKEFVKGAVESELKIKETASEEAPAFEGSETEIKIQQILHDYVRPAVEQDGGAITYKSFDEGVVTVELRGSCSGCPSSTITLKSGIQNLLQRMVPEVTEVVSEAL; encoded by the coding sequence ATGACGATTAACGTATATACAGAACAAACGCCTAATCCAGCAACCATGAAATTCATGGTAAACAAGTTATTAATTAACGGTAGCGAGGATTTCGCTACAAAAGAAAGTGCAGAAGTATCTCCATTTGCTAAAGAGTTATTTAAATTTAACTTCGTTTCAGGTGTATTTTTTGCAAGTAATTTTGTAACCGTTACTAAGACAGAAGACGCAGAATGGGCTGATATTGAAGCCATTTTGAAAGAATTTGTAAAAGGTGCAGTAGAATCTGAATTGAAAATCAAAGAGACAGCTTCAGAAGAAGCTCCAGCATTTGAAGGTTCAGAAACTGAAATTAAAATTCAACAGATTTTGCATGATTATGTTCGCCCGGCTGTTGAACAAGATGGAGGTGCCATTACTTATAAATCTTTTGACGAAGGTGTGGTTACTGTAGAACTTCGTGGTTCTTGCAGCGGTTGTCCATCATCCACAATAACGCTTAAATCTGGTATTCAAAACTTACTACAAAGAATGGTTCCTGAAGTTACAGAAGTGGTTTCAGAAGCTTTATAA
- a CDS encoding class I SAM-dependent methyltransferase, which produces MNKNLLDQAVQNYINASLSADINQIALAKSRFEGITSGELAEQITAKKKSEKKLPTWFNTPNIYYPPPLSIEQTSSEKTAKYKAKLVKGDSLIDLTGGFGVDSFYFAKETAEVIHCEINAELSAIVTYNYALLNAKNIQCYAENGIELIKNGVKQYGTVYIDPARRAEKGKVFMLKDCSPDVVSNLDTILEKTSRIIIKTAPLLDISAGLLELKFVSEIHIVSVKNECKEILWVIDKDFNGTLKIIASTLNEIEKYFVFLKSEAEIPVDFIDNLAEQKYLYEPDVALLKSGAFNLIAKRYELKKLHPQTQLYASNNINRNFPGRIFEIKQIILPKDLKKKEGVIGNVIVRNYPAKPEELVKKYKIKSAKEDFLIFTKTLNENNVILRSQIVQYY; this is translated from the coding sequence ATGAATAAAAATCTTTTAGATCAAGCGGTTCAAAATTATATCAATGCAAGCTTAAGCGCAGATATAAATCAAATCGCTTTAGCTAAAAGTAGATTTGAAGGCATTACTTCAGGCGAACTTGCTGAACAAATTACGGCAAAGAAAAAATCAGAAAAAAAACTTCCTACATGGTTTAACACCCCAAATATTTATTATCCTCCGCCTTTATCAATCGAACAAACATCATCAGAAAAAACTGCAAAATATAAAGCAAAGCTAGTAAAAGGTGACAGCTTAATTGATTTAACAGGAGGTTTTGGAGTCGATTCCTTTTATTTTGCAAAAGAAACTGCTGAGGTGATTCATTGTGAAATTAACGCCGAACTTTCGGCAATTGTAACGTATAATTATGCACTATTAAACGCTAAAAATATTCAATGTTATGCCGAAAATGGGATCGAATTGATTAAAAATGGAGTAAAACAATATGGAACCGTTTATATAGATCCTGCTAGGAGAGCAGAAAAAGGAAAGGTGTTTATGCTTAAAGATTGTTCTCCGGATGTAGTAAGTAACCTCGACACCATATTAGAAAAGACCAGTAGAATCATTATAAAAACGGCTCCACTTTTAGATATTTCTGCGGGATTATTGGAGCTCAAATTTGTTAGTGAGATTCATATTGTTAGCGTAAAAAATGAATGCAAAGAAATTCTTTGGGTTATTGATAAAGATTTTAATGGCACCTTAAAAATAATAGCTTCTACGTTAAATGAGATAGAGAAATACTTTGTATTCCTAAAATCAGAAGCTGAAATTCCCGTAGATTTTATTGATAATTTAGCAGAACAAAAGTATTTATATGAACCTGATGTTGCTTTGTTAAAATCTGGTGCCTTTAATTTGATCGCAAAAAGATATGAATTAAAAAAACTTCATCCGCAAACACAATTGTATGCTTCCAATAATATTAATAGAAACTTTCCTGGTCGGATTTTTGAAATTAAACAAATTATACTTCCCAAAGACTTAAAGAAAAAAGAGGGAGTAATAGGCAATGTAATTGTCAGAAATTATCCTGCTAAACCTGAAGAGCTGGTTAAAAAGTATAAAATAAAATCAGCTAAAGAAGATTTCTTAATTTTCACAAAAACGCTTAATGAAAATAATGTTATCCTTCGAAGTCAAATTGTTCAATACTATTAA
- a CDS encoding peroxiredoxin — translation MSIRLGDTAPNFQANTSIGEIDFYSFLGDSWGVLFSHPADYTPVCTTELGRTAALKDEFEKRNVKVLALSVDTAESHKGWISDINETQNTNVEFPIIADPDKTVANLYDMIHPNASETLTVRSLFVISPDKKVKLMITYPASTGRNFNEVLRVIDSLQLTAKYSVATPADWQDGDDVIVVNSIKTEDIPAKFPKGHQVIKPYLRTTPQPNK, via the coding sequence ATGAGCATAAGATTAGGCGATACCGCACCAAATTTTCAAGCCAATACTTCTATTGGTGAAATCGATTTTTATAGTTTTTTGGGTGATAGCTGGGGCGTTTTATTTTCACACCCTGCAGATTATACCCCAGTTTGTACAACAGAATTAGGTAGAACAGCAGCATTGAAAGATGAATTTGAAAAGCGCAATGTTAAGGTTTTAGCTTTAAGTGTTGATACAGCAGAATCTCATAAAGGGTGGATTAGCGATATTAATGAAACGCAAAATACAAACGTTGAGTTTCCTATAATTGCTGATCCTGATAAAACTGTAGCCAATTTGTATGATATGATTCATCCAAATGCATCAGAAACGTTAACCGTTAGATCCCTGTTCGTGATAAGCCCGGATAAAAAAGTTAAATTAATGATTACTTATCCTGCATCTACAGGAAGAAATTTCAATGAAGTTTTAAGGGTAATCGATTCATTGCAACTTACGGCAAAATATAGTGTGGCAACGCCAGCAGATTGGCAGGATGGAGATGACGTGATTGTTGTAAATAGTATTAAAACTGAAGATATTCCTGCTAAATTTCCAAAAGGCCATCAGGTTATTAAGCCGTATTTACGCACTACACCTCAGCCAAATAAATAA
- a CDS encoding aspartate kinase → MDIFKFGGASAKDAAGVKNIANIIRDYKKGNLLVVVSAMGNITNKLEELTYAYLAQNDEAHAMFEEIKDFHFSIINELFVGNANTLYDDVANTFVEIDWLIEDEPDNNADYIYDQIVSIGEVISTKIIAAWLNETGNKALWVDARNYIQTDNSYREGKVDWDKTSQIIQKDLAPLLNQNIIVTQGFIGGTSENYTTTLGREGSDYSAAIFASCLNADALTIWKDVPGVLNADPKWFDETEMIPQLSYHDAIELTYYGATVIHPKTIKPLQNKGIPLFVRSFIQPQGVGTAITKNNNPLPVPSFIFKVNQALISIFPKDYSFIIEENLSAIFELFHRHKIKINTMLNSAISFSVSVDDHPKQIENLIIALSSEYTIKYNKGLELVTIRYYNQKTIDRVTVNKDILLEVKSRHTCQMVMKNKNQFDSSL, encoded by the coding sequence ATGGATATATTCAAGTTTGGCGGCGCCTCAGCAAAAGATGCAGCAGGTGTAAAAAATATAGCAAATATTATTCGCGATTACAAAAAAGGAAATTTATTAGTTGTGGTTTCTGCGATGGGTAATATAACTAACAAACTAGAAGAATTAACATATGCTTATTTGGCTCAGAATGATGAAGCACACGCCATGTTTGAAGAAATAAAAGATTTTCATTTTAGCATTATTAATGAGTTATTTGTAGGAAACGCAAATACTTTGTATGACGACGTTGCCAACACTTTTGTAGAAATTGATTGGTTAATTGAGGATGAGCCAGACAATAATGCCGATTATATTTACGATCAGATTGTTTCTATTGGTGAAGTAATTTCTACTAAAATTATAGCTGCCTGGCTAAATGAAACAGGCAATAAAGCTTTATGGGTTGACGCTAGGAATTATATCCAAACGGATAACAGCTACCGGGAAGGAAAAGTGGATTGGGATAAAACCAGTCAAATTATTCAAAAAGATTTAGCCCCATTATTGAATCAAAATATTATTGTTACTCAAGGATTTATTGGCGGTACAAGCGAAAATTACACCACTACTTTGGGTAGAGAAGGTTCAGATTATTCTGCCGCAATATTTGCTTCTTGCCTTAATGCTGATGCTTTAACCATTTGGAAGGATGTTCCTGGCGTTTTAAATGCAGATCCGAAATGGTTTGATGAAACAGAAATGATTCCTCAGTTATCTTATCATGATGCAATTGAATTAACTTATTACGGTGCAACTGTTATTCATCCGAAAACGATAAAACCTTTGCAAAATAAAGGTATTCCACTTTTTGTAAGGTCATTTATTCAGCCACAAGGCGTTGGCACTGCAATTACTAAAAATAATAACCCGCTACCCGTTCCATCCTTTATTTTCAAAGTGAATCAGGCTTTAATTTCTATTTTTCCAAAAGACTATTCCTTTATTATCGAAGAAAATTTAAGTGCAATTTTTGAACTTTTTCATAGGCATAAAATCAAAATCAACACGATGCTTAATTCTGCTATTAGCTTTTCTGTTAGCGTTGATGATCATCCTAAACAAATAGAAAATTTAATCATTGCGCTTTCTAGTGAATACACAATTAAGTACAACAAAGGTCTTGAATTGGTTACAATTCGTTATTACAACCAAAAAACAATTGATCGGGTAACAGTTAACAAAGATATTTTGCTTGAAGTTAAAAGCAGACATACTTGCCAAATGGTGATGAAAAACAAAAATCAATTTGATTCATCATTGTAA